A region from the Panicum hallii strain FIL2 chromosome 1, PHallii_v3.1, whole genome shotgun sequence genome encodes:
- the LOC112898083 gene encoding early nodulin-like protein 1 — translation MAAAAGTVSSRALALAGAVLFVLVAPGAAAAEAAAPRPAPLEFHVGGPRGWRVPDANTSYDWWATNNRFHVGDRLLFKYAQDSVLVVDRPAFDACNATEPLAAFSDGATTVRLDRPGFFCFISGEPGHCQEGQRLMVRVMVHPAGLAAAPAPGTLTQPGVRPRPSGCACSGAAASVAAAAGVAVKAAMAVLVDLA, via the exons atggcggcggcggccggcaccgTCAGCTCCCGCGCGCTGGCCCTCGCCGGCGCCGTCCTCTTCGTCCTCGTCGCTcccggcgccgcggccgccgaggcagccgcgccgcggccggcgccgctGGAGTTCCACGTGGGCGGGCCGCGCGGGTGGCGCGTCCCCGACGCCAACACCAGCTACGACTGGTGGGCCACGAACAACCGCTTCCACGTCGGCGACCGCCTCC TGTTCAAGTACGCCCAGGACTCGGTGCTGGTGGTGGACCGCCCGGCCTTCGACGCCTGCAACGCcaccgagccgctcgccgcgtTCTCCGACGGCGCCACCACTGTCCGCCTCGACCGCCCGGGCTTCTTCTGCTTCATCAGCGGCGAGCCGGGCCACTGCCAGGAGGGCCAGAGGCTCATGGTGCGCGTCATGGTGCACCCGGCGGGCCTGGCCGCGGCGCCCGCGCCTGGGACCTTGACGCAGCCGGGCGTGCGCCCCAGGCCGTCGGGGTGCGCGTGCTCCGGCGCTGCCGCATCGGTCGCTGCCGCTGCCGGCGTCGCTGTCAAGGCGGCCATGGCTGTGCTTGTTGATCTCGCCTAG
- the LOC112874799 gene encoding protein GPR108-like — translation MGTSVAVAVAVAATAGLLLGRVAHAEIKTTSIVSDPRLIILFEQFGFVSGGRATVSISRAAWQLRRGSRLKSVDPNLMGFVLVSGAQFPKVNNQTEYAAADPPGGGGGGFCVLTSDYALPVLRLNDVAPGGASTTVTIDDPDEYAVVFSNCQDGVEVTMDVRTEMYNVRRDASGGIRDYLPVGLQPLPAIYAGVSAVYLAFLAGWVWTCCRQRATAERIHAVMGALLLFKALKTACAAEDAWFVERTGTPHGWDVAFYVFGFFKGILLFTVIVLVGTGWSFLKPYLQEREKSVLMVVIPLQVIENLVLVVIGETGPTGKDWIVWNQVFLLIDVICCCAVFFPIIWSIRGLREASKTDGKAARNLRKLTLFKRFYLVVVGYLYFTRIIVSAFLAVLNYKYQWGVNVAVEGASFAFYLFVFYNFKPVEKNPYLYIADEEEEAAGGELEMDDGAF, via the exons ATGGGCACCTCCGTCGCCGTCGCGGTGGccgtcgccgccaccgccggcctcctcctcgGGCGGGTCGCCCACGCCGAGATCAAGACCACGTCCATCGTGTCGGACCCCAGGCTTATCATCCTCTTCGAGCAGTTCGGCTTCGTGAGCGGCGGCAGGGCCACGGTCTCCATAAGCCGCGCGGCGTGGCAGCTCCGGCGGGGGTCGCGCCTCAAGAGCGTCGACCCCAACCTCATGGGGTTCGTGCTCGTCTCCGGCGCCCAGTTCCCCAAGGTCAACAACCAGACCGAGTacgccgccgccgacccgcctggaggcggcggcggcgggttctGCGTGCTGACGAGCGACTACGCGCTCCCGGTGCTCCGGCTCAACGACGTCGCGCCGGGAGGGGCCAGCACCACGGTGACCATCGACGACCCCGACGAGTACGCCGTCGTGTTCAGCAACTGCCAGGACGGCGTGGAGGTCACCATGGACGTGCGCACCGAGATGTACAACGTGCGCCGCGACGCCTCCGGCGGGATCAGGGACTACCTCCCGGTGGGGCTGCAGCCGCTGCCGGCCATCTACGCGGGCGTGTCGGCGGTGTACCTCGCGTTCCTCGCGGGCTGGGTGTGGACGTGCTGCCGGCAGCGCGCCACCGCGGAGCGGATCCACGCCGTGATGGGCGCGCTGCTGCTGTTCAAGGCGCTCAAGACGGCGTGCGCCGCCGAGGACGCGTGGTTCGTCGAGCGCACGGGCACGCCGCACGGCTGGGACGTCGCCTTCtacgtcttcggcttcttcaagGGCATCCTGCTCTTCACCGTCATCGTCCTCGTCGGCACCGGCTGGTCCTTCCTCAAGCCCTACCTCCAG GAGCGCGAGAAGAGCGTGCTCATGGTCGTGATCCCGCTGCAAGTGATCGAGAACCTGGTGCTGGTGGTGATCGGCGAGACGGGGCCGACGGGGAAGGACTGGATCGTGTGGAACCAGGTGTTCCTGCTGATCGACGTCATCTGCTGCTGCGCCGTCTTCTTCCCCATCATCTGGTCCATCCGCGGCCTGCGCGAGGCCTCCAAGACCGACGGCAAGGCGGCGCGCAACCTCCGGAAGCTCACGCTCTTCAAGCGCTTCTacctcgtcgtcgtcggctACCTCTACTTCACCCGGATCATCGTGTCGGCGTTCCTCGCAGTGCTCAACTACAAGTACCAGTGGGGCGTCAACGTCGCCGTGGAGGGCGCGAGCTTCGCCTTCTACCTCTTCGTGTTCTACAACTTCAAGCCGGTGGAGAAGAACCCGTACCTGTACATcgccgacgaggaggaggaggccgccggCGGGGAGCTCGAGATGGACGATGGAGCTTTCTGA
- the LOC112894837 gene encoding E3 ubiquitin-protein ligase WAV3-like: MEGVWRKAKKALVGGLCVQLPAVAGDREDGASERRASDAVSLDSTAAAHVSAPNTPAATATAMATADASGPSALRRSKSGGKSSKRMCAICFESMKPGHGQALFTAECSHMFHFHCISSNVKHGNHVCPVCRAKWKEIPFNRSLSSIVPRGRGGLNVNQARLPQQDAYMALLRPVPNRQREPPVLLASEPIDFNDDEPLQKMESVKIGSSRTVEMKTYPEFSAIPQSSQDDFAVLIHLKAPYANPEQVTGRLVNATSNGYPTSRAAVDLVTVLDVSGSMAGTKLALLKRAMGFVIQHLGPSDRLSVIAFSSTARRLFHLRRMSHSGRQQALQAVNSLGASGGTNIADALKKAAKVIEDRSYQNPVCSIILLSDGQDTYNIPSNITGTQPDYRSLVPSSILNHTFRLVPVHAFGFGVDHDSDALHSIAEASGGTFSFIEDEGVIQDAFAQCIGGLLSVVVQNMQLIVECVHPGVHLRSIKSGSYLSKVAANGRNGSIDVGHLYADEERDFLLSVSLPQCREQTTLLKVACAYKDSLTSEFFKIQGDEVKILRPKSPTSEPVCMEVDRERNRVRAADAIEAARVAAERGALSDAVTILDDCRRILSESFASRSGDRLCTALDAELREMQERMANRQRYEASGRAYLLSGLSSHSWQRATARGDSTDSATLVYSYQTPSMVQMLQRSQNHCPSPQGPSQVQQPRILLAKPQPR, translated from the exons ATGGAGGGGGTGTGGAGGAAGGCCAAGAAGGCGCTGGTCGGCGGCCTGTGCGTGCAGCTCCCCGCCGTCGCGGGCGACCGGGAGGACGGCGCCAGCGAGCGCCGCGCGTCGGATGCGGTCTCCCTGGACTCTACAGCGGCGGCGCACGTATCGGCGCCGAacacgccggcggcgacggccacGGCCATGGCCACGGCGGATGCCAGCGGGCCCAGCGCGCTGCGGAGGTCCAAGTCCGGAGGCAAGTCCTCCAAG AGAATGTGCGCTATATGTTTTGAATCCATGAAGCCGGGTCATGGACAAGCCCTATTCACTGCTGAATGTTCTCATATGTTTCACTTCCACTGCATCTCCTCCAATGTGAAACATGGAAACCATGTATGCCCAGTTTGCCGGGCAAAGTGGAAAGAGATCCCCTTTAATCGCTCATTATCTTCTATAGTTCCCCGTGGAAGAGGTGGGTTGAATGTAAACCAAGCTCGATTACCCCAGCAAGATGCCTACATGGCTCTTCTCCGCCCGGTTCCAAACCGCCAGCGAGAACCTCCCGTCTTACTTGCTTCTGAGCCAATAGACTTCAATGATGATGAACCTTTGCAGAAGATGGAGTCTGTTAAAATTGGATCTAGTAGAACTGTAGAGATGAAGACATATCCAGAGTTTTCAGCCATTCCACAATCATCTCAAGATGACTTTGCTGTTCTGATCCATCTAAAGGCCCCATATGCTAACCCAGAGCAGGTCACAGGCAGATTGGTCAATGCAACCTCAAACGGGTATCCTACATCTCGTGCCGCTGTGGATCTTGTTACCGTGCTTGATGTTAGTGGAAGTATGGCAGGCACTAAACTGGCACTCTTGAAGCGAGCTATGGGGTTTGTTATACAGCACCTTGGGCCATCTGATCGCCTTTCAGTCATTGCTTTCTCATCTACTGCCAGAAGGTTGTTCCATCTCCGACGGATGTCACACTCTGGCCGGCAGCAGGCCTTGCAGGCTGTCAACTCACTTGGTGCTAGTGGTGGCACAAACATTGCTGATGCACTGAAGAAAGCTGCTAAGGTTATTGAGGACAGGAGTTATCAGAATCCAGTATGCAGCATCATTCTCTTGTCAGATGGCCAAGATACGTACAATATTCCCTCAAATATTACGGGCACTCAGCCAGATTATAGGTCACTAGTTCCATCTTCCATTCTAAATCACACATTTCGCTTAGTGCCTGTGCATGCATTTGGTTTTGGAGTAGACCATGATTCAGATGCTCTGCATTCAATTGCTGAGGCCTCTGGTGGTACATTCTCTTTTATTGAGGATGAAGGTGTGATTCAGGATGCATTTGCTCAGTGTATAGGTGGGCTTCTCAGCGTTGTTGTTCAGAATATGCAACTAATCGTGGAGTGTGTGCATCCTGGTGTTCACCTTCGCTCCATCAAATCTGGTAGTTACCTGAGTAAGGTGGCTGCAAATGGGCGAAATGGCTCAATTGATGTTGGTCATCTCTACGCTGATGAGGAGAGAGACTTTCTGCTGTCGGTGAGCTTACCACAATGTCGTGAACAGACCACACTTCTGAAAGTTGCTTGTGCCTACAAAGATTCATTAACAAGTGAATTCTTCAAGATTCAAGGTGACGAGGTAAAGATCTTGAGGCCTAAATCACCCACATCAGAGCCAGTTTGCATGGAGGTTGATCGTGAGAGAAATCGTGTCCGTGCTGCTGATGCTATTGAGGCTGCAAGGGTTGCTGCTGAGAGAGGTGCTCTTTCTGATGCTGTGACTATTCTTGATGATTGCCGGAGGATACTATCAGAATCCTTTGCAAGCAGGAGTGGGGACCGTCTGTGCACAGCCCTTGATGCAGAGCTGAGGGAGATGCAAGAGAGGATGGCCAACCGGCAACGTTATGAGGCTTCAGGGCGGGCTTATCtgctgtctggactgagctcaCATTCTTGGCAGAGAGCCACCGCACGAGGCGACTCCACCGACAGTGCTACACTTGTTTACTCCTATCAGACACCATCCATGGTTCAGATGCTGCAGCGCTCACAGAACCACTGCCCTTCACCTCAGGGCCCATCACAGGTCCAACAACCTAGGATACTCTTGGCGAAACCACAGCCTAGGTAG